The following coding sequences lie in one Heliomicrobium undosum genomic window:
- a CDS encoding methyltransferase family protein produces the protein MKGDTELSKGKAYLFPIVIMIVMGVIIFLPAGSFRFWQAWIWWWGLFALMMFTTAFFLKKSPELLLRRTKSKEKEVTRKPPAILKLYFLGFIIPGFDFRFHWSSVPVWMIIASNVLVFLGYIFIIIVFNENRYASTVVQVEQEQSVITTGPYAIVRHPMYSGMLLMSLFSPLALGSYWAIIPSLLIIPSLILRIKNEEEVLRKKLAGYNDYCLKTRYRLIPSIW, from the coding sequence GTGAAAGGAGATACAGAACTGTCCAAGGGAAAAGCGTATCTTTTTCCGATAGTCATTATGATCGTGATGGGTGTCATCATCTTTCTGCCGGCTGGTTCTTTCAGGTTTTGGCAGGCTTGGATATGGTGGTGGGGTTTATTTGCACTGATGATGTTCACGACGGCATTTTTTCTGAAAAAAAGTCCTGAACTGCTGTTAAGACGAACGAAGTCTAAGGAAAAAGAAGTTACCCGCAAACCCCCTGCCATCTTGAAATTGTATTTTCTCGGATTCATTATTCCCGGTTTTGATTTTCGCTTTCATTGGTCATCCGTGCCTGTATGGATGATTATTGCTTCGAATGTTCTGGTTTTCTTAGGCTATATATTCATTATCATTGTCTTTAATGAAAACAGGTACGCTTCAACGGTTGTCCAGGTCGAGCAAGAACAATCAGTCATCACAACAGGCCCCTACGCCATTGTTCGCCATCCCATGTATTCGGGAATGTTACTCATGTCGCTGTTTTCTCCTCTGGCTCTCGGGTCCTACTGGGCAATCATTCCTTCGCTGTTGATCATACCGTCATTAATTCTGAGGATAAAAAACGAAGAAGAAGTGCTACGAAAAAAACTAGCGGGATACAACGATTATTGTTTAAAGACACGTTACCGTTTGATTCCGTCAATCTGGTAA